The genome window CCAGGGCATCGTGACGGGCCTGGATGCCCGAGGTCGACCAGGCCGGGAAGGCGGCGCGGGCGGCTTCGATGGCGGCATTGACTTGCGCTGCGTCAGCCTTGGCGTATTCACCGATGACATCGGACAAGTCAGACGGGTTGATGTTGGTGCAATAGTCGGCACCGGCCACCCACTGACCGTTGATGTAGTTATCGAAACGCTTTGAATCTGCCACGGATGCTCCTCCTAACAAAAAGCCTGTCTGGTCTTGAGGCGTTCCCCCGCAGCGCGTGGGAACGATCAAGCCTTACGCAAAAAGCCGCTGATTACTCAGCGGCCTTGTCGGGTCTGTTATTGCTTGCCTTGCTTGTCGATCAGCGCGGCCAGGGCTTCGTATTCTTCTGGCAGCAGATCGGTCAGCGGCGTGCGCACAGGACCTGCGTCGTAGCCAACGATTTTCGCGCCGGCCTTGACGATGCTCACGGCGTAACCGGCCTTGCGGTTACGGATGTCCAGGTAAGGCAGGAAGAAGTCGTCGATGATCTTGCCGACGGTCTCGTGATCGTCGCGGGCAATGGCGTGGTAGAAGTCCATCGCGGTTTTCGGGATGAAGTTGAACACCGCCGAGGAGTAGACCGGAACGCCCAGGGCCTTGTAGGCCGCGGCGTAGACTTCAGCGGTCGGCAGGCCGCCCAGGTAGCTGAAACGATCGCCGAGGCGACGACGGATCGACACCATCAGTTCGATATCGCCCAGGCCATCCTTGTAGCCGATCAGGTTCGGGCAGCGCTCGGCCAGTTGTTCCAGCTGAGTGGCGTTCAGGCGGCAGACGTTGCGGTTGTACACCACCACGCCGATCTTTACCGATTTGCACACGGCTTCAACGTGGGCGGCAACGCCGTCCTGGCTGGCTTCGGTCAGGTAGTGCGGCAGCAGCAGCAGGCCCTTGGCACCCAGGCGCTCGGCTTCTTGAGCGTATTCGATGGCCTGGCGGGTGGCACCGCCAACACCGGCAAGGATTGGCACGCTGGTGGCGCAGGTATCGACGGCGGTCTTGATGACCTGCGAATACTCGCTGGCGGCCAGGGAGAAGAATTCACCAGTGCCGCCCGCTGCGAACAATGCAGAGGCGCCATACGGGGCCAGCCACTCGAGGCGCTTGACGTAGCTGTCGCGATTGAAATCGCCTTGGGCAGTGAAATCGGTGACCGGGAACGACAGCAGGCCAGACGAGAGGATGGACTTCAGTTCTTGTGGATTCATTATTCGAACACCCTGGGACGCAAATGATTGTGTGAGATGGTTAAGCTTCGGCCAGAAGTTGTAGGTCATCGTACAACTTAAATAATCTGCGTCAACTGCATTTCGTCATCGAAGGGTAAAAAAGGCCGACGGACCGTTCGTCAGCACTGTCGACTCTGCCAGTAGGCGTGACGGTGTGTTGCAGGCATAACGCAGCAGTGGCCGTGCGACCGCCCGGCCGGTGTTTTCTGGCTAGCTATCTAACAGTGAGTCACCGTATGCGACGTGCACGGTCGCCTCACAGGGAGAGACACCATGGCTAATTTTGCACTGCCCATCCTCACCCAGTTCTCAGGCAACAAACCCGCCGAGAAGGTCACGATCAACCTGTCGAAGCTGGGGGCCAATCTGGAAGTCCAGATTCCTGACTCGAATGAAATCTCCGCCGATTGGTCGGTCTACCCGATTCTCGGCGCCAACAAGGATCATCCCGACTGGTCCGGCCAGCAGGTGGCGGCCGGCACCTGGGACGATGCCAACGACGGCATGGTGAAACTGACGGGGCTGAAAGTCACCGTGCCCAAGGCGGAACTGCAAAAGTATCTGGGCCGGCAGGTTGAACTGCGCTACCGGTTTGCCAATGAGTCGGGGTATGACTTGTATTCCGACCCGTCAGTGAAGTTGAAGATCGAGCCCTAGGCGCCCAGGCACGGCGGCGGCTGACCCGACGCCATCGCGAGCAGGCTCGCTCCCACAGGGGGATTGTGGCGGACCTGAATCCAGAGACCACAGGAGATCAATTGTGGGAGCGAGCTTGCTCGCGAATAGGCCACTCATCCAGCCTATCTATAAGCTGCCCCTCCGCCATCGCGAGCAAGCTCGCTCCCACAGGGGGATTTTGTGGCGGACTTTAATCCAGTGATCACAAGAAATCACTGTGGGAGCGAGCCTGCTCGCGATAGCGGTGG of Pseudomonas fluorescens contains these proteins:
- the kdgD gene encoding 5-dehydro-4-deoxyglucarate dehydratase → MNPQELKSILSSGLLSFPVTDFTAQGDFNRDSYVKRLEWLAPYGASALFAAGGTGEFFSLAASEYSQVIKTAVDTCATSVPILAGVGGATRQAIEYAQEAERLGAKGLLLLPHYLTEASQDGVAAHVEAVCKSVKIGVVVYNRNVCRLNATQLEQLAERCPNLIGYKDGLGDIELMVSIRRRLGDRFSYLGGLPTAEVYAAAYKALGVPVYSSAVFNFIPKTAMDFYHAIARDDHETVGKIIDDFFLPYLDIRNRKAGYAVSIVKAGAKIVGYDAGPVRTPLTDLLPEEYEALAALIDKQGKQ